In Alteromonas sp. RKMC-009, the genomic stretch CCAAAGCCGGCAGCCAGCACCACGGTTGTGGTGATCATGGCCCGGCCTACGGTACGGAATGCATATTCCACGGAATCCCGCACGTTCATATTATCTTTTCTTGCAGCCTGGTATTTCAGCAGGAAATGCACAGAGTCGTCGACGATAATCCCCATGGTCATACTCAGTTCTACTGACAGCGCCATATTGATTTCGCCGGACATCATGCCCCATATTCCAAAGCCCACACCAGCCGGCATTAAGTTAGCCATCAGGCTGACTATTCCCAGCCGCCAGGACCGCAGTGCAAGGGTGATCAACAGTGAAATCACCACCAGCGCAGCCACTGAACCCCACACCATGCTTTCCATGTTCCTGGCACCGATGTGCGCGAACATCAAAGCAGGGCTGGCCGCTTCCAGACGCAATTCTGGTGCCAGTTTACCAAACCACCGTTTGGTCCGCGCCTCAAATTCGGTGAACTCCTCACTTCCGAGGTTTTCCAGCACGGCAATAATGCGAACACCGGACTTGTCAATATCTATCTGGTTATTCAGATCGAGACCATATGGCAAGGACATTTCGTACAGTAACAGGTACTGTGCAGCGAGGTCTTTAGATTCAGGTAAGGTGAAATATGCCGGATCATCATCATGCATATTCATGTTGAGGCGCTTGATGATGTCAGCAAAGCTCAGCACATGTTTGACTTCCGGCTGCGAGCGCAACCATTTGGCCAGTGCATCCACCTCTTTCATCACCGCCGGGTCATTGATGCCATAGGGCTCACCGGTATAAACAGCAAAATCGATATTCGACATGCCGCCCATATATTTCTTTTGGATTTCAACGGACTGACGAAACGGTGATGATAAATCGAAGTATTCCACAGCCACATCGTTCAGGCGGTTATTCAGGCAGAACAGCAGCGACACAGTGAGAATGATGACCGAATAAGGCAGAATACGGCGGTGATTGCTGATAACCCATCCACCCAGTTTTTTAACCTGAGTGTCGTCGCCATTTTGCTCTTTAACGCGGGGGGCTGGCAGTAAAGTGAGCATAGCCGGCAGCACGGTCAAAGACAAAATACAGGCCAGTACAACCCCGACGGCGGTTAAATTTCCAAGGTGAGATAAAATAGGTACTTCCGCAAAGTTCAGCATTAAAAAGCCAATTGCAGTGGTACCGCTGGTAAGTAAAACCGCCTTGAGGTTTAGCACAATACTTTCAGCCAGTGCCTGTTCCTTTGCCAGACCCTGCTGAATTTTTTGCCGGTAAGTCACAATAATGTGTAGGCAATCAGCGACAGCAAGCGTTGTGACCATGGTCGGCACATTGACCGTAGAGGGGCTCAGAAAAATTCCCCACCAGCCGGCAATCCCCATCGTCATCACAATCGTGCCGCCAACAACCACGAGCACTACTGCTGATGCTGCTTTTGAGCGTGTTAATAATGCGATCATCACCGCAATGATGATAAACATAAGCGGGATCAGGGTAGACGCATCATCCTGCGCTGTCAGCGCGAATGCGTCATTCATTGTCACAATCCCGGACAGATAAATTTTGTGCTCCGGGTAGGCGGTTTCATATTTCTCTTTTAACTCTCTGGCGAACGCCCCGATCTTCATTATCTTGGGAGTCTGGTCGCCTTCGGGTAGCTGAATTGTGACATTGATCACCGCCATCGCTTCGTTGTCGGAGATAAGCCGCCCGCGTAAATTTTGGATGGGTTCAATTACTTCCCTCACCCATCTGATATGGGCCTCATCCGTTTGCCCTTTGCGAATAAGATCCTGCACCACCAGCCCTTCCTCATCGGCAAAGGTATACTGATAATTCGACAGTGATTCCACCCGGTTAGACATGGGGATATGCCAGGCATCCTCTGTGAGGGCATGAATAAGTTCGAAGGTTTCCGGCTGATAGACGTTTTCACTGTCCGGCAAAATGAGGAAGGTAACATTTTCGCTTTTGCTGAAAACGTTCTGCATTTCTTCATAAGCCAGTTTCTGAGGATCATCAGGCTCAAAGAAAACTTTATAGTCTCCGCGAAAATAAAGATTACCGGCTCCGAAACCGGTGATGACGCACGCCAGCAGAAACAGTGCTATGACTGTTTTCGGTTTTTCCATGCACCACCGCGCCCAGGCCGGGAGTGTTTGCATAAAATGTCATGTCCTTTTATCTGTTCTGTTTCACAGTGTATCTGCTAAAAGCACAGAGTGTAAGTATTTGCCCTTATACGCAGGATTTCCAAAAAGAAATTTAATGTTTAAAAAAACAGCAGAAAAACAAGCAGGTAAATAAATCCGCGTACTGGCTCAGGTATCTCATTTAACAGACTGCTTACATAACATTTGATCTTTGGAAAATGTCATGTAGTATTAGAAGAATACAACTGGTCAGATGAGCGGATGAGTAATATGAGTATTCGAAAAAGCCTGAAAAAAGTTCTTCCACCTATTTCTGTGACAGAGCAGGAAGCATTGGACGCCGGTGATATCTGGTTAGAAGCCTCTATCTATCAGGGCAAACCAGACATGCAAGCCCTGCGTGCCATTCCACAGGCGAAATTAAGTGCCGATGAACAGGCATTTATTGACGGCCCTGTGCAGGAGTTGCTGGGATTAATCGATGATTTCGAGCTGGCAAATGGTAAGCACATTCCGGATGAGATTTTAGCGTTCCTGAAGAAACACCGTTTCTTCTCAATGATCATTCCGAAGAAATTTGGTGGTCTGGAATTCAGTCCTTACGCCAACTCAACCATCGTTGCAACTATCGCTGCGAAAAGTGGTGCTATTGCCGTAACCGTTATGGTGCCTAACTCGTTAGGTCCGGGCGAACTGCTGATGCACTATGGTACAAAAGAGCAGCAGGACTACTATCTGCCCCGCCTTGCAGTGGGTGATGACATTCCCTGTTTTGCACTGACCAGCCCTGAAGCCGGTTCAGATGCCGGTGGCATTCCTGATGCAGCTATCGTCACGAAGGGTGAATGGGAAGGTAAAGAAGTTATTGGTCTGAAAGTCAGCTGGGACAAGCGTTATATCACGCTTGCGCCAATCGCTACCGTACTGGGCCTCGCATTTAAAGTTTTCGACCCTGATCAACTGCTGGGTGAAAAACTTGAGCTGGGTATTACCTGTGCCCTGCTGCCAAAATCTCACCCCGGCGTAGAACTGGGTAACCGTCACGATCCTATGGGACAACGTTTCTACAACGGTACGACCCGTGGTAATGATGTATTTATTCCTATGGATTTCATTATCGGCGGTCAGAAAAACATCGGCCGCGGCTGGCAAATGCTGGTGAGCTGCTTAGGTGCAGGTCGTGGTATTTCATTACCGGCCATGGGCGTTGCAACAGGTCAGGCAGCACTGAAAGCGTCTGCAGAATACAGCTTTGTGCGTGAACAATTCGGACTGCCAATTGGCCGCTTCGAAGGTATTCAGGGCAAGCTGGCAGATATCGCCGGTAAAACGTTCCTGTTGGAGTCTATGCGTGTTCTGACGACAGAAGGTTTAGGTTTAGGCCTGAAGCCGTCAGTAGTGACTGCGATTGCCAAATACCATATGACTGAGCTGGGTCGTGACGTAATGAACTCGGCAATGGATATCCTGGCGGGTAAAGCCATTCAGCGCGGACCGCAAAATACTTTATCCGGCGGCTACAGTTCATTACCGATTGCCATTACGGTGGAAGGTGCCAACATTCTGACCCGTAACCTGATGATCTTCGGCCAGGGTGCAATGCGCTGCCATCCATACCTGAAAGAGATGGTGGATCTTATTCACAGTGACGACCACTCTGCCGACGGCGAATTTAATAAAGTATTGAAGAAAACGGTCAGTTTCAGTGTGAAAAATGCGTTCCGCAGCTTAGGTAAGAGCTACCTGCCCTTCCTGCGCGGTGCAGAGTCTGCACTGCCGGAAGTGACAAAGTACGAGAAGCGTCTTAATGCATTGTCAGCAAAACTGGCTCCTATGGCCGATTTATCGCTGGCGGTACTGGGCGGTGATCTGAAAAAGGCAGAATTGCTGTCAGCCCGTCTGGGTGATGTAATGAGTTATCTGTACGGCGCCATGGCAGCCATCCGCTTCTATGAGCAACGTGTAGAAGACCGTAAACTGGCACAGCCTTACTTCGAGTACGCTATGGAGTGGACGCTGCAACAGGCTGAACAGGCACTGGTTGATTTCATCGGCAACTTCCCGAACACAGCAACCCGTGGTCTGATGCGCCTGCTGACATGTACGTATACCAATTCAGTCAGCGGGATCAGCGATAAGCTGTCCTGTGAACTGGCTCTGGCTTCCATGCAGGATAACAGCATCAAAGCACAACTGACGCACCTGGTTCGTCCTGTTGCCGGTGACGGTAACGACATCAACGAGCAGGCGTTTAAAGCGAAACACGCTGTTGCCCATCTGTTAGGTAAAGTACAGAAGGCGCTGCGTAAGGAACCGGTCATCCCGTTCCTGTCGTTTGAAAACGCACTGAATAAGTTACAGGAGCGCGGTGTCGTAACGGCTCAGGAAGCTGAAATGCTTCACGATTACAATAAGAAGCGTAAGCTGGCTGTCCGGGTTGACGAGTTCAACTTTGACCTGGAGCCGCTATCTCAGGAAAAAAGCGATTCTTCAGCGAAGAAAGACGCTGCCTGATATCCTGAATAATGCTCTACAGCATTGATTTAAAAGGTGACTACGGTCACCTTTTTTTATTGCTTTTTGCCGGTTTTGCACTATACCTTTTAGCAGGAACTTTTCCGGTTTACCCGGGCGGTACGCTTCTCCGTCATCTCCCGGTGAATACACATAAAATGTGACAGGGCCGTCCAGCAAACAGGATTAAGTAGTGCGCCCCATATTCCACCACTCCACACTGAATGATGCTGCGTTAAGGGATGTTGTGCACCTGCTGCACTCCAATGCCTTTAACGGCATGATTATCTCTGTCGCTGCCATCAGTGCACTGGCATTCGGCTTCGATACACCGGAAACCCATTCAGTCAAACGACTCTTCTGGCTGATCATGGTGTCTGTTTTACTGCTTCGCTTTCTTGATGCCATCTTCTGGATGAAAGTCCTCAGGCAGAAAGACACATCTCCCCGTCCCGCATTTTTCCGGTTTGCCATTGGTGTCACACTGACAGCCATCATCTGGGGGCTCTATTGCGTTACCCTGTACCCGCTAATGGATATTATGGAGCTGGCTACCACAGTTGTTGTTCTGTCAGCCCTGGCGGGCGGTGCAGCGGCAGTGCTCGGTGCCAGCCGGCCGCTGGTATGGACTTACTGCACGCTGTTGCTGATCCCGGTTTCCGTAATGGCACTGACAGATCCGCGTAAAGAATTATTCATGCTGGGCCTGCTTGGATTCGGCTTCTGCATCATCATGTTGGGTACCTCCCGCAAAACCAATGCCTTTTATCTGGAGACCATCAGCTTACGGGAAAAGAATCAGGCGCTGGTGGAACAAATGGCGGAAGAGCGCAATGAAGTGGTAAGAGTAAACGAAGCACTGCGTCTGAGTAACCAGAAACTGGACAATATGAATGCGACTCTGGAAGCCGAAGTGCACTCCCGCACAGAAGATATTGTGCGCCTCTCTAACCGCGACCCACTCACCGGCCTGATGAACCGGGCGGCGTTCTTAAATACCCTGCGGGATAAATTGAAACAGGCCGCCTTCAGGGAAGAGAAGCTGGCTATCCTGTTTACTGATCTCGACGGCTTTAAACAGGTGAACGACAGTCTCGGCCACCAAACCGGTGACCAGGTGCTGGTCTCTGTCGCCTCAAGATTCCGGCAATTTGCACCGGACGATTGTTTGTCGCGGTGGGGAGGCGACGAATTCATTATTGTTGCTACGTTCAGCAATCTCAGCAAAATAGTGCAACTGGCAAAAAATATCCGCGCCAGTATTGCTCAGGGCATGGCTATAGACAGAAACATCATCAATCTTGATGCCACGACAGGTATTGCTATTTTTCCAGATCACGGCGACAACGAACAGCTTTTGATCCAGCGTGCCGATATAACCATGTATCATGAGAAACGTCGCGGCGTGAACCATACCGGCATTTTCAGTGACAACGTGCATGATGCGGTATGCAGAGAAATGCAGTTACGGGACGGGCTTCGTTCTGCCATCATCAATGACCAGTTGCACCTTGTTTATCAACCTATTGTAGATGCCGGTACCGGCCTTGTGTGGTCTTACGAGGCGCTGCTGCGGTGGCAATTTAACGGACAACCCGTCTCTCCCGCAGACTTTATTCCTGTCGCTGAACGTTCGGGCCTTATCAACGATATCGGATTATGGGTGCTGTCAAAAGCGTGCGAAACCGCAGCAAGCTGGAAAGACCCTGACGTTGCCGTTTCGGTGAACGTATCAGTGATTCAGCTTATGGAAGATAACTTCATCCTCAAGCTCGACGAAGTACTCAGTCATACGGGCCTTGCGCCTTCCAGGTTGCATCTGGAAATTACAGAATCTGTATTCGCAGACAATAAACAAAAGCTTGCGGCGCAGGTAAATGCCATAAAAAATCGTCGGGTAGCCGTTTCCATAGACGATTTCGGTACCGGCTTTTCATCGCTGAGTCAGCTTCAGCTCCTGCATTTTGATCACATTAAAATTGACCGGTCGTTTATTCATAACCTCGACTCAGCAGGCGGCCCGATTATCCGTGCAACCTTGCTGATTGCCGGCGAGTTCGGCTGTAAAACCGTTGCCGAAGGAGTAGAAACAGAAGAACAGGCTACAAGGCTTAAGGCGATGGGTGTAGACTACCTGCAAGGATTTTACTTCGCCAGGCCTGAACGTGCAGAGGCACTGACCAGCCGGCTTGAAACAGAACAATAATAATCACATGGCTCAACTTTACTTTTACTACTCTGCAATGAATGCAGGGAAATCTACCTCACTGCTCCAGTCTGCTTACAACTACCGTGAACGGGGTATGCATGTACTGATTTTCACAGCGGCAATCGATGACCGCTATGATGTGGGTAAGGTCACCTCAAGAATTGGTTTGCAGGCCGACGCCAGTTTATACGGTAACGAAGATAACTTGTTCCGGCAGGTATTTAAGGCTCACCGGGCCCAGCCGCTGGACTGCGTATTTATTGATGAAGCGCAGTTTCTGACTAAGGCGCAGGTAAGGCAACTGGTAGAAATTGTCGACGAACTGGATATTCCCGTGCTGGCCTACGGACTCCGTACAGATTTTCTCGGTGAAACCTTCGAAGGCAGCCATTATCTGCTGGCCTGGGCTGATAAATTTACTGAGCTGAAAACAGTCTGTCACTGCGGTCGCAAAGCCACATTTGTGGTACGGATGGATGAACAGGGCCAGCCTGTCACCGGCGGTAATCAGGTTGAGATTGGCGGTAATGACCGTTATGAATCTATGTGCCGCAAACACTTCAAACAGCTGGTATGGGATCAACCGTCGGCGTAGATTCGCTTCAGCGATTCCCTGCAGCGCCGGGTCGTTGATCCGCAACCCTGTGTCACTGAACCTCTGGCAGTTGACAAGCCTCTTAATATTTTCAACAGTGGTGTGAAAAGATAAAGGAGTACACCACTTGCGCAGGCTTTTTCTCTCCGGCTTATGTGCCACCCTCATTGCAGCACAGGCTGCGGCTGATACGCAACCGGTAAACCAGTTGCCATCTGATTTGAAAACACTGCCGGATACCATTGACCGTGCTTTGTCAGAATTTTACACCCCGGGCATGAGCGTGGGCATTGTGAAAAATGGCAAGATTGTGTACCTCGCCGGACATGGTCTCAGAGATAAAGAGCAAGGGCTGCCAGTGACACCGGACACCTGGTTCAGACTGGCTTCTGTCAGCAAAGCATTTACAGCCACCACCGTGGCACAACTGGTAGACGAAGAAAAACTGAACTGGCACACAAAGGTAGAAGACGTGCTGCCCGGTTTCAGGATGGCCGACCCGTTTGCCAGCCGCGAAATGGATATCACCGATCTGTTAACCCACCGCAGCGGTTTGGGTTCAGGTGCCGGAGACAGTATGTTGTGGCCTGAGCCATCCGGCTTCAGCCGTCAGGATATCGTGCATAACCTGCGCTTTCTGACGCCTCAGTACAGTTTTCGCAGTGAATACGCCTATTCCAATGTAATGTATATCACAGCCGGGGAAATAGTGGCGCACCTGACGGAAGACAGCTGGGAATCCCGGCTACAAAACCGTGTATTTGCTCCCCTTGGTATGGACTGCTTTGGTGGGGATGTGCCGGGCTATGTGCTCGAAAACCACGCCATCAGTTACGGCCACAACGATGAGAGAGGCATTTATCCCATTCCACGTAACCAGCTGGCAGAAAAAGGCATTGTCTCTGCTGCAGCCGGCGGCGTCAGCTGTAATGCGACGGGTATGCTGAAGTGGGTTCAGATGTGGCTGGATGAAGGTAAAAGTGCCGGCGGTGAAACCATTCTCTCAGAAGATGCATACAACACCATGCTGACACCGCAAACCCTGTTGTCTGTTGATGACACTGACGAAGAATGGGACCATATGCATTTTAAGGCGTATGGCCTCGGCTGGCGGCTTATGGATATTTTCGGCCATAAGGTAATCTCTCATACCGGCACCTTATCCGGTTATCAGACGTATGTGGCTTTCGTACCGGATCAACAACTGGGTGTGGTGGTACTGAATAACGGCTCCAACTACGGTGCCCGCGGCGCTGTCATGCAAACCATCCTCAAAGCTTACCTGCCTGAAAGTGATAAAAGAAACTGGATAGATGAATACCGGGCTTATCAGGATAAGCAGGAAGAGAAATATCTGGCCAGACACACGACTCCCTCTGGCAGTGGTGAAGTGCTGTTACCGCAAAACACCTATGCCGGACGATTCAGCGACGAATGGTTTGGCCTGATGACCGTTTACCCTGAAGGCGACACCCTGCGGATAAAATCTGACAAAATGCCCACACTCACCGGCAGACTGGAGCCCTTTGACGATCATACATTTGTGATCCGCTGGGACAACCAGAACGCAGCCAGTGACGCCTTTATCCGTTATCAGGTAAATGTAAAGCGGGAAGTCACCGGCTTCACCCTCTACCCGTTTACAGAACGTGAAATAACCAACCATGAATGGCGGGATATGGTTTTTACTGTTGATAAGGAATAGCCCGGCCGGCATGCAGAATCATCAGGAAAGCGATTAGAGCGATTAGTATTTAAGATTTTAATCGCTTTATAAAATCACATAATCTGTACCCAATTTAACAAGGAGCAGATTATGGCTAAAATGATTCAAAAACTGGTAAGCAAAAACAAAACACAGTCCACCCCGGCAATGACCTGTAATTATCAGAATAATTACTATGGCGACCAGATATGTGTGGCTTGCACACCGGTCAAAGGTAAACAGGCGTAAAGGTAACTTTCAGGTCACTCCCCTGTCCGCAGATACCGGCAATACCGGAAATAAAAAAGCCCGCACCGGAAACCGGTGCGGGCAATGCTATTTCACAGGGAGAGTGAATCAGTCGAACAGGTACTTCAGAGATACCACAGTAGTGCGGCCGTTCAGCGGGCGGGCGCGGATGTAGCTGCCTACTGCTGCGGAGCCTTCTTCAGATTCTGTGATAACAAACTCATCAGTAGCGTTGTTTACATTCAGAGAAACTGAGAACTGGTCATTAACCCAGTAAGTGGCGAACACATTCACCAGGTTATAAGCATCCTGTTTCAGGTCATTGTTGTCCTGAACATAGTACTCGGTAGAGCCTTGCAGAGATGCACCCACTGACCAGAAATCAGTGACGTATTCCGGTGTAATTGTCCAGATCCAGTCAGCCTGGCGACGTGGTGTGTTACCCACCAGCGCTGCATCATTGGCGTCCTTGCTGATTTCAGCATCTGTCCATGTGAGGTTACCGGACAGCACGAAGTTATCAGTTGCATTCCAGCGTCCTTCAAATTCCAGACCTGTTGCTTCATATTCGCGCATGAACGTCAGACCGCTGGTCACTTCAGCCTGAGTATCTTCCGTCACGGTGTCGAACAGCGTGGCGTTCAGCATCAGATCACGGGTGCCGTACTTATAACCAATTTCAAGTTGCTTGGTTGTATCGAAGCCGGAGGTTGTGTTGGTCAGACTGCCATCAGTATTCAGTGTGCCGCCAATTTGCAGCAGACGGTCTGCCAGCGCACGGCCACCTTTCGAGTAGCGGGCGAACAGGGTTTGCGTTTCGCTCAGTAAATAAGAACCACCCAGTGAATAGGAAGTGTTATTGGCACTGTAGTCAACAATTTGCGATGACGCACCGGCGCGGTTCAGGTTAATCACACCGCCGCTGATGAAGCCGCTGTTCTGCGCAGACGCATCTTCAATCTGTTCAATAACACCGTTTCCGTTAATGTCGTAATCGGCATTGCCGCCACAGCATGAGCTGATCAGTTCACCCGATGCATCAACACTGTCGTAACGCACTGAAGCATCAATAAGAATGTTGTCTGACAGTTCAAAACCTACGTTCATGTAGGGTGCAGTTGTCACATAGTTCAGATCCCACTCATACGACAGGAAGCTGGCTGACAACAGGCCGTTGGATACCAGTTCAGTACCATCAGCATCTGTAATATTCAGCAACTGCGAGTTGTCACCGTCCAGCGTCTGGATAAAGGTTTGCCAGCTTGCCCAGCTCGTCGCAATATCCTGATTTGAATAGTAATAACCTACTGTCAGTGATACGCCGTTATCAAACTCTTTACGCAGGCTCAGATCGTTAATCATGTTACCCAGGTCATTGAGACGGGCATCAAACTGTAAGTTAGTAAATGCTTCGCCGGTATACACTTCACCTGCACCCGGACCATTCGCCAGAGTAACCGTGGTGCTGTCGCAGTTCAGCGCATTACCTTCGCCATCAAGCGCGCCGGAACAAAGCGCAGCAGCGAAATTTGATACATCGCCCGGGCCGGCAGGGAAACCGTCAGTGAAAGGTGCAATGAATCCGCCGGAAACATCCGAAATACGGAATTTGTTTAACAGGAACAGATTGTCCGCAACTTCCAGGTCTACTTCCACGCCGAATGAATTAACTTCTGATGAAATGCCGTCGCGTACGTCACGGTTTTCCGGATTGCCGTAGCTGTCAAAAGTAGAAATATTCGTGTTATACACTGAGTTCAGGGCCTGTGAACTGGCATCAAAACCGGGAACAGGACCGTACTCACCGTCACCTTTAACCAGTACCGGAGATGGCAGATAAGTGGAAACTTTGTCATCCAGGTTTTTGTAGAAGAAACGGATATGACCGTTATCCAGCAGCTTGGTGATATTAAACTTCACCTGGCCGCCTTTATCACCGTGATAACCGGTGTCACGGGTACCTTCACCACCGCGGGCAAAGCCGGCAATGTGATAATACAGGTCGTCGCTGATTTCACCGCCGTAACGGAAATCCAGGCGCATTTCATCGTAATCCACACCAAAAGATGTACCGATAGCACCACCGCCGATTTCACCGGTGTTGCTGATCATATTGATAACCCCACCCGGCGAGT encodes the following:
- a CDS encoding serine hydrolase, yielding MRRLFLSGLCATLIAAQAAADTQPVNQLPSDLKTLPDTIDRALSEFYTPGMSVGIVKNGKIVYLAGHGLRDKEQGLPVTPDTWFRLASVSKAFTATTVAQLVDEEKLNWHTKVEDVLPGFRMADPFASREMDITDLLTHRSGLGSGAGDSMLWPEPSGFSRQDIVHNLRFLTPQYSFRSEYAYSNVMYITAGEIVAHLTEDSWESRLQNRVFAPLGMDCFGGDVPGYVLENHAISYGHNDERGIYPIPRNQLAEKGIVSAAAGGVSCNATGMLKWVQMWLDEGKSAGGETILSEDAYNTMLTPQTLLSVDDTDEEWDHMHFKAYGLGWRLMDIFGHKVISHTGTLSGYQTYVAFVPDQQLGVVVLNNGSNYGARGAVMQTILKAYLPESDKRNWIDEYRAYQDKQEEKYLARHTTPSGSGEVLLPQNTYAGRFSDEWFGLMTVYPEGDTLRIKSDKMPTLTGRLEPFDDHTFVIRWDNQNAASDAFIRYQVNVKREVTGFTLYPFTEREITNHEWRDMVFTVDKE
- a CDS encoding TonB-dependent receptor domain-containing protein; its protein translation is MNKRYAFSRLALAVSAVIASPVFAQDNTDAETQDKAKYEQIVVTATPGGATMQEASVSVSSFNEDDIVKLAPRSTAEVFRAIPGIRAESSGGGGNANITIRGIPLATGGSKFLQIHEDGLPVLEYGDINFGNADNFIRYDWSVANVEAVRGGSASTFASNSPGGVINMISNTGEIGGGAIGTSFGVDYDEMRLDFRYGGEISDDLYYHIAGFARGGEGTRDTGYHGDKGGQVKFNITKLLDNGHIRFFYKNLDDKVSTYLPSPVLVKGDGEYGPVPGFDASSQALNSVYNTNISTFDSYGNPENRDVRDGISSEVNSFGVEVDLEVADNLFLLNKFRISDVSGGFIAPFTDGFPAGPGDVSNFAAALCSGALDGEGNALNCDSTTVTLANGPGAGEVYTGEAFTNLQFDARLNDLGNMINDLSLRKEFDNGVSLTVGYYYSNQDIATSWASWQTFIQTLDGDNSQLLNITDADGTELVSNGLLSASFLSYEWDLNYVTTAPYMNVGFELSDNILIDASVRYDSVDASGELISSCCGGNADYDINGNGVIEQIEDASAQNSGFISGGVINLNRAGASSQIVDYSANNTSYSLGGSYLLSETQTLFARYSKGGRALADRLLQIGGTLNTDGSLTNTTSGFDTTKQLEIGYKYGTRDLMLNATLFDTVTEDTQAEVTSGLTFMREYEATGLEFEGRWNATDNFVLSGNLTWTDAEISKDANDAALVGNTPRRQADWIWTITPEYVTDFWSVGASLQGSTEYYVQDNNDLKQDAYNLVNVFATYWVNDQFSVSLNVNNATDEFVITESEEGSAAVGSYIRARPLNGRTTVVSLKYLFD
- a CDS encoding acyl-CoA dehydrogenase encodes the protein MSIRKSLKKVLPPISVTEQEALDAGDIWLEASIYQGKPDMQALRAIPQAKLSADEQAFIDGPVQELLGLIDDFELANGKHIPDEILAFLKKHRFFSMIIPKKFGGLEFSPYANSTIVATIAAKSGAIAVTVMVPNSLGPGELLMHYGTKEQQDYYLPRLAVGDDIPCFALTSPEAGSDAGGIPDAAIVTKGEWEGKEVIGLKVSWDKRYITLAPIATVLGLAFKVFDPDQLLGEKLELGITCALLPKSHPGVELGNRHDPMGQRFYNGTTRGNDVFIPMDFIIGGQKNIGRGWQMLVSCLGAGRGISLPAMGVATGQAALKASAEYSFVREQFGLPIGRFEGIQGKLADIAGKTFLLESMRVLTTEGLGLGLKPSVVTAIAKYHMTELGRDVMNSAMDILAGKAIQRGPQNTLSGGYSSLPIAITVEGANILTRNLMIFGQGAMRCHPYLKEMVDLIHSDDHSADGEFNKVLKKTVSFSVKNAFRSLGKSYLPFLRGAESALPEVTKYEKRLNALSAKLAPMADLSLAVLGGDLKKAELLSARLGDVMSYLYGAMAAIRFYEQRVEDRKLAQPYFEYAMEWTLQQAEQALVDFIGNFPNTATRGLMRLLTCTYTNSVSGISDKLSCELALASMQDNSIKAQLTHLVRPVAGDGNDINEQAFKAKHAVAHLLGKVQKALRKEPVIPFLSFENALNKLQERGVVTAQEAEMLHDYNKKRKLAVRVDEFNFDLEPLSQEKSDSSAKKDAA
- a CDS encoding thymidine kinase; translated protein: MAQLYFYYSAMNAGKSTSLLQSAYNYRERGMHVLIFTAAIDDRYDVGKVTSRIGLQADASLYGNEDNLFRQVFKAHRAQPLDCVFIDEAQFLTKAQVRQLVEIVDELDIPVLAYGLRTDFLGETFEGSHYLLAWADKFTELKTVCHCGRKATFVVRMDEQGQPVTGGNQVEIGGNDRYESMCRKHFKQLVWDQPSA
- a CDS encoding efflux RND transporter permease subunit, whose product is MEKPKTVIALFLLACVITGFGAGNLYFRGDYKVFFEPDDPQKLAYEEMQNVFSKSENVTFLILPDSENVYQPETFELIHALTEDAWHIPMSNRVESLSNYQYTFADEEGLVVQDLIRKGQTDEAHIRWVREVIEPIQNLRGRLISDNEAMAVINVTIQLPEGDQTPKIMKIGAFARELKEKYETAYPEHKIYLSGIVTMNDAFALTAQDDASTLIPLMFIIIAVMIALLTRSKAASAVVLVVVGGTIVMTMGIAGWWGIFLSPSTVNVPTMVTTLAVADCLHIIVTYRQKIQQGLAKEQALAESIVLNLKAVLLTSGTTAIGFLMLNFAEVPILSHLGNLTAVGVVLACILSLTVLPAMLTLLPAPRVKEQNGDDTQVKKLGGWVISNHRRILPYSVIILTVSLLFCLNNRLNDVAVEYFDLSSPFRQSVEIQKKYMGGMSNIDFAVYTGEPYGINDPAVMKEVDALAKWLRSQPEVKHVLSFADIIKRLNMNMHDDDPAYFTLPESKDLAAQYLLLYEMSLPYGLDLNNQIDIDKSGVRIIAVLENLGSEEFTEFEARTKRWFGKLAPELRLEAASPALMFAHIGARNMESMVWGSVAALVVISLLITLALRSWRLGIVSLMANLMPAGVGFGIWGMMSGEINMALSVELSMTMGIIVDDSVHFLLKYQAARKDNMNVRDSVEYAFRTVGRAMITTTVVLAAGFGVLLLSDFRLNSDMGLMTNIIFIAALFIDLLFLPSFLMWLDKDKNKTTREAT
- a CDS encoding putative bifunctional diguanylate cyclase/phosphodiesterase, coding for MRPIFHHSTLNDAALRDVVHLLHSNAFNGMIISVAAISALAFGFDTPETHSVKRLFWLIMVSVLLLRFLDAIFWMKVLRQKDTSPRPAFFRFAIGVTLTAIIWGLYCVTLYPLMDIMELATTVVVLSALAGGAAAVLGASRPLVWTYCTLLLIPVSVMALTDPRKELFMLGLLGFGFCIIMLGTSRKTNAFYLETISLREKNQALVEQMAEERNEVVRVNEALRLSNQKLDNMNATLEAEVHSRTEDIVRLSNRDPLTGLMNRAAFLNTLRDKLKQAAFREEKLAILFTDLDGFKQVNDSLGHQTGDQVLVSVASRFRQFAPDDCLSRWGGDEFIIVATFSNLSKIVQLAKNIRASIAQGMAIDRNIINLDATTGIAIFPDHGDNEQLLIQRADITMYHEKRRGVNHTGIFSDNVHDAVCREMQLRDGLRSAIINDQLHLVYQPIVDAGTGLVWSYEALLRWQFNGQPVSPADFIPVAERSGLINDIGLWVLSKACETAASWKDPDVAVSVNVSVIQLMEDNFILKLDEVLSHTGLAPSRLHLEITESVFADNKQKLAAQVNAIKNRRVAVSIDDFGTGFSSLSQLQLLHFDHIKIDRSFIHNLDSAGGPIIRATLLIAGEFGCKTVAEGVETEEQATRLKAMGVDYLQGFYFARPERAEALTSRLETEQ